The proteins below come from a single Gordonia sp. X0973 genomic window:
- a CDS encoding PHB depolymerase family esterase produces the protein MGASGLVSGTGNAAPVEHGRGTLVTKTLTNAAGTRAYQVYTPKGLAPGRPLIAWVHGTSKVRNGDPMGLRPSNTLLAEADRLGFSVVAPIQSLRANGAGMWQFFEPAGLTRGQGEVSILADILRRAVRDQRADPTRVFAIGHSAGGGAVHMLGALYSDVVAAIGVSAGFPFVGDPTGTALRNARQGRPVPTFLVHGDRDDVAPPVIGAVELSAVLAANGLGGARPRGVVTVPARGLDRYPARISRFGSGRSEVELAEVIGAGHPTGPGGVTLDGPRLDRRLIEFLLAHRLR, from the coding sequence GTGGGAGCGTCAGGACTCGTATCCGGGACCGGGAACGCCGCGCCCGTGGAGCACGGCCGTGGAACGTTGGTCACCAAGACGCTGACGAATGCGGCGGGCACCCGCGCCTATCAGGTGTATACCCCGAAGGGGCTGGCGCCCGGGCGTCCGCTCATCGCGTGGGTTCACGGCACGAGCAAGGTGCGCAACGGGGATCCGATGGGGCTGCGGCCGTCGAATACGCTGCTAGCCGAGGCCGATCGACTCGGCTTCAGCGTCGTGGCGCCGATCCAGTCGCTGCGCGCCAACGGCGCGGGAATGTGGCAGTTCTTCGAACCCGCCGGTCTGACCCGCGGCCAGGGCGAGGTCTCGATCCTCGCCGACATCCTGCGCAGAGCCGTCCGTGATCAGCGCGCCGACCCGACCCGCGTCTTCGCGATCGGTCACTCGGCCGGGGGTGGGGCGGTCCACATGCTCGGCGCCCTGTACTCGGATGTCGTCGCGGCGATCGGCGTCTCGGCGGGGTTCCCGTTCGTCGGCGATCCGACGGGGACGGCATTGCGCAACGCCAGGCAGGGTCGGCCGGTCCCGACCTTCCTCGTCCACGGCGACCGCGACGACGTCGCGCCCCCCGTGATCGGTGCCGTCGAGCTCTCCGCGGTGCTCGCCGCGAACGGCCTCGGCGGTGCCCGCCCGCGCGGTGTCGTCACCGTGCCGGCGAGAGGTCTGGACCGCTATCCCGCGCGGATCAGCAGGTTCGGTTCGGGACGTAGTGAGGTGGAACTCGCCGAGGTCATCGGTGCCGGGCATCCCACCGGTCCGGGCGGGGTGACCCTCGACGGTCCGCGACTGGACCGTCGGCTGATCGAGTTCCTGCTGGCGCATCGCCTCCGGTAG
- the pyrH gene encoding UMP kinase encodes MAESGDSTARHGYKRVLLKLGGEMFGGGEVGLDPDVVAAVADQIAEVVKDGAQIAVVIGGGNFFRGAELQQRGLDRARSDYMGMLGTVMNCLALQDFLEKRGVTTRVQTAITMGQVAEPYLPLRAVRHLEKGRVVIFGAGMGMPYFSTDTTAAQRALEIKAEVVLMAKAVDGVYTADPREDPDATMFSEITHREVLEKELKVADATAFSLCMDNKMPMLVFNLLTEGNIARAIAGERIGTLVTT; translated from the coding sequence ATGGCGGAATCGGGAGACAGCACAGCTCGGCACGGTTACAAGCGGGTCCTGCTGAAGCTCGGCGGCGAGATGTTCGGCGGCGGCGAGGTCGGACTCGATCCCGACGTCGTGGCCGCGGTGGCCGACCAGATTGCCGAGGTCGTCAAAGACGGCGCCCAGATCGCCGTCGTCATCGGCGGTGGCAACTTCTTCCGCGGGGCGGAATTGCAGCAGCGCGGGCTCGACCGTGCGCGCTCGGACTACATGGGCATGCTCGGCACGGTGATGAACTGTCTGGCGCTGCAGGATTTCCTGGAGAAGCGCGGCGTCACCACCCGCGTGCAGACCGCCATCACCATGGGGCAGGTCGCCGAGCCCTACCTCCCGCTGCGTGCCGTGCGCCACCTGGAGAAGGGGCGCGTGGTGATCTTCGGAGCCGGCATGGGTATGCCGTATTTCTCGACCGACACGACCGCCGCGCAGCGCGCGCTGGAGATCAAGGCCGAGGTCGTGTTGATGGCCAAGGCCGTCGACGGTGTGTACACCGCCGATCCCCGGGAGGATCCCGACGCGACCATGTTCAGCGAGATCACCCATCGTGAGGTTCTCGAGAAGGAACTGAAGGTCGCCGACGCCACCGCCTTCAGTCTGTGTATGGACAACAAGATGCCGATGTTGGTGTTCAATCTGTTGACGGAGGGGAACATTGCGCGCGCCATCGCCGGCGAGCGCATCGGCACCCTCGTCACGACCTAG
- a CDS encoding M15 family metallopeptidase, protein MVVAAPAQAVPSVSPQAAADGLVDVRTAVPDAIIDMRYATTDNFTHVRLYPANARCLVHNSMASGLAAAGGQLRGKGLRLVFWDCYRPHSAQVKMWEVVPNAAWVAKPGNMATSHESGRSVDVTLAQRDGRRLDMGTGFDDFTAASHADAQGIGKAAQQNRATLRRAMESGGLSPYQGEWWHFDGPGSKTPRPHLRAPVN, encoded by the coding sequence CTGGTGGTCGCCGCACCGGCGCAGGCCGTCCCGTCGGTGAGCCCGCAGGCAGCCGCCGACGGCCTCGTCGACGTGCGGACCGCGGTACCCGACGCTATCATCGACATGCGATACGCGACGACCGACAACTTCACCCACGTCCGCCTGTATCCGGCGAACGCCCGCTGCCTCGTCCACAACTCCATGGCATCCGGGCTCGCCGCGGCCGGCGGGCAACTGCGCGGCAAGGGACTACGCCTGGTGTTCTGGGACTGCTACCGTCCGCATTCGGCGCAGGTCAAGATGTGGGAAGTCGTTCCCAACGCCGCCTGGGTGGCCAAGCCGGGCAACATGGCGACCAGCCACGAGTCGGGCCGTTCGGTCGACGTCACCCTCGCCCAGCGAGACGGTCGCCGCTTGGACATGGGCACCGGATTCGACGACTTCACCGCCGCGTCCCATGCCGACGCGCAGGGCATCGGCAAGGCCGCGCAGCAGAACCGCGCGACCTTGCGCCGCGCCATGGAGTCCGGCGGCCTGTCGCCGTACCAGGGGGAGTGGTGGCACTTCGACGGCCCCGGGTCGAAGACCCCGCGCCCCCACCTGCGCGCCCCGGTCAACTGA
- a CDS encoding GPR1/FUN34/YaaH family transporter yields the protein MSEPSNAVAAIVPEPEGAGVTLFTVAALMLGLQFAGIAPASAANGFLPAELLIGLAMMIVGIIGTINGSHVIGLFFSTFGPFLISFALLSLGAAHGWWKLAPAETLKVYGCFLLTWTIILTLWLLLSVVLPKFFAVLLLVLNIALWLLVVNFFTSPDGAPNALQHIAGWLLILAAVGGLYFVASYWLRWAGIDKLPLGSPLVTAAE from the coding sequence ATGTCAGAACCCTCGAATGCCGTAGCCGCGATCGTGCCGGAGCCCGAAGGCGCCGGCGTCACACTGTTCACGGTGGCCGCCCTGATGCTCGGCCTCCAGTTCGCCGGAATAGCCCCGGCGAGTGCGGCAAACGGATTCCTGCCGGCCGAACTGTTGATCGGCCTGGCGATGATGATCGTCGGGATAATCGGCACGATCAACGGATCGCACGTCATCGGCCTGTTCTTCTCGACCTTCGGCCCGTTCCTGATCTCCTTCGCGCTACTGTCCCTCGGCGCGGCGCACGGGTGGTGGAAGCTCGCGCCGGCCGAAACGCTCAAGGTCTACGGCTGCTTCCTGCTGACGTGGACGATCATCCTCACCCTGTGGCTCCTGCTGAGCGTGGTGTTGCCGAAGTTCTTCGCCGTTCTGCTGCTCGTACTCAACATCGCGCTGTGGCTCCTCGTCGTGAACTTCTTCACCTCGCCCGACGGGGCGCCCAACGCGCTCCAGCACATCGCCGGGTGGCTGTTGATCCTCGCGGCGGTCGGCGGCCTGTACTTCGTCGCCTCGTATTGGCTGCGGTGGGCCGGAATCGACAAGTTGCCGCTGGGCAGCCCGCTGGTGACGGCCGCGGAATAG
- a CDS encoding phosphatidate cytidylyltransferase, with translation MSTTPAVPADDQKPSKAGRNLPAAIGVGTCLGGLVIAVLLLAPKWWYLVVGVAMVVAAWEVVKRLREGGFDVPVIPILVGTAAIIASSWFAKGDPAAVLVALVATVLVTMVWRLLSQGLSAAPVGYLKDLAASVLVLVWIPVLASFGAAMVLADHGPQRVFTLMIVVVCSDVGGYVAGVLFGRHPMVRAISPKKSWEGMGGSLTFGVVGAVCCVVFLLDNKWWIGVILGVVLVICATLGDLVESQVKRDLEIKDMGTLLPGHGGIMDRLDSLLPSSFIVWAVLSALL, from the coding sequence ATGAGCACAACTCCCGCCGTCCCCGCCGACGACCAGAAGCCCTCGAAGGCCGGGCGCAACCTGCCCGCCGCCATCGGCGTCGGCACCTGTCTGGGCGGCCTTGTCATTGCCGTCCTCTTGCTGGCGCCCAAGTGGTGGTACCTGGTGGTCGGCGTCGCCATGGTGGTGGCCGCATGGGAGGTCGTCAAGCGGCTGCGCGAGGGCGGTTTCGACGTCCCGGTGATCCCCATCCTGGTCGGCACCGCCGCGATCATCGCCTCGTCGTGGTTCGCGAAGGGCGACCCGGCGGCCGTCCTCGTCGCACTGGTCGCGACGGTGCTCGTCACGATGGTGTGGCGACTGCTGAGCCAGGGCCTGTCGGCCGCACCCGTCGGCTATCTCAAAGACCTGGCCGCATCGGTGCTGGTGCTGGTGTGGATTCCGGTGCTCGCATCCTTCGGCGCCGCGATGGTCCTGGCCGACCACGGCCCGCAGCGCGTATTCACGCTGATGATCGTCGTCGTCTGTTCCGACGTCGGCGGCTACGTTGCCGGGGTGCTCTTCGGCCGCCACCCGATGGTGCGGGCGATCAGTCCGAAGAAGTCCTGGGAGGGGATGGGCGGTTCGCTCACCTTCGGCGTCGTCGGCGCCGTTTGCTGCGTGGTGTTCCTGCTCGACAACAAGTGGTGGATCGGCGTGATCCTGGGCGTCGTGCTGGTGATCTGCGCGACCTTGGGCGACCTCGTCGAGTCGCAGGTCAAGCGCGACCTGGAGATCAAGGACATGGGCACCCTGCTGCCCGGCCATGGCGGGATCATGGACCGCCTCGATTCGCTGCTGCCCTCGTCCTTCATCGTTTGGGCGGTTCTCTCGGCGTTGCTCTAG
- a CDS encoding siderophore-interacting protein: MAKRLNTMQVLRTERIGRHFVRVYLGGDGFDDFTPVRGRDDVTADWDTDMYVKIAFMPDGSELPAELDPAALRGGSGEPGTPVLRTYTVRRYDPAARELAIDFVVHGDEGLAGPWAARAQPGETVRFLGPGSGYRPRADAPWHLFACDEAGLPAVAAALEALPTDAKGQAFIEVAGPEDELELTVPEGVAVSWIHRGGDAGEVGDDVAGDNSPLIEAVRSAPWWDGEPQVFIHGEAQAVMHNLRGYIRKTRGVGAGNASISGYWRRGRTEEGFRQWKADLRKAEESATA; this comes from the coding sequence ATGGCCAAGCGGCTGAACACGATGCAGGTACTGCGGACCGAACGGATCGGACGGCACTTCGTGCGGGTCTACCTGGGTGGCGACGGTTTCGACGACTTCACCCCGGTACGCGGACGCGACGACGTGACGGCCGATTGGGACACCGACATGTACGTCAAGATCGCGTTCATGCCCGACGGGTCGGAGTTGCCCGCAGAACTGGACCCGGCAGCGTTGCGCGGTGGGTCGGGGGAGCCGGGCACACCCGTGCTGCGCACTTACACGGTCCGTCGCTACGACCCCGCCGCCCGCGAACTGGCGATCGACTTCGTCGTCCACGGCGACGAGGGGCTGGCCGGTCCGTGGGCGGCCCGCGCCCAACCGGGGGAGACGGTGCGATTTCTCGGCCCGGGCAGTGGCTACCGACCCCGTGCCGACGCGCCGTGGCACCTGTTCGCCTGCGACGAGGCCGGGCTCCCGGCCGTCGCCGCGGCGCTGGAGGCGCTGCCGACCGACGCCAAGGGGCAGGCATTCATCGAGGTCGCCGGACCCGAGGACGAGCTCGAGCTGACGGTTCCCGAGGGCGTCGCGGTCTCCTGGATCCACCGCGGCGGCGATGCGGGTGAGGTCGGCGACGACGTCGCAGGCGACAACTCCCCGTTGATCGAGGCGGTCCGCTCGGCGCCGTGGTGGGACGGCGAACCACAGGTGTTCATCCACGGCGAGGCGCAGGCGGTCATGCACAACCTGCGTGGCTACATCCGGAAGACGCGCGGCGTCGGCGCGGGCAACGCGTCGATCTCCGGCTACTGGCGGCGTGGTCGCACCGAAGAGGGATTCCGGCAGTGGAAAGCCGATCTGCGCAAGGCGGAGGAATCGGCGACAGCGTAA
- the rpsB gene encoding 30S ribosomal protein S2 → MAVVTMKQLLDSGAHFGHQTRRWNPKMKRFIFTDRNGIYIIDLQQTLTYIDRAYEFVKETVAHGGTVLFVGTKKQAQESIAEEATRVGMPYVNQRWLGGMLTNFSTVHKRLQRLKELETMEQTGGFEGRTKKEILMLTREKNKLERTLGGIRDMAKVPSAIWVVDTNKEHIAVGEARKLNIPVIAILDTNCDPDLVDYPIPGNDDAIRSAALLTRVVASAVAEGVQARAGQTGGDDKPEAGAGEPLAEWEQELLNEATASTDTPAQAAKDEAKAVEAPAAE, encoded by the coding sequence ATGGCTGTCGTGACCATGAAGCAGCTGCTGGACAGCGGCGCACATTTCGGGCACCAGACCCGCCGGTGGAACCCGAAGATGAAGCGATTCATCTTCACCGACCGCAACGGCATCTACATCATCGATCTGCAGCAGACGCTGACCTACATCGATCGTGCCTACGAGTTCGTCAAGGAGACCGTTGCCCACGGCGGCACCGTGCTCTTCGTCGGCACCAAGAAGCAGGCCCAGGAATCGATCGCCGAAGAGGCGACCCGCGTCGGCATGCCCTACGTGAACCAGCGCTGGCTCGGCGGCATGCTGACCAACTTCTCGACCGTCCACAAGCGTCTGCAGCGCCTCAAGGAACTTGAGACGATGGAGCAGACCGGCGGCTTCGAGGGACGCACCAAGAAGGAAATCTTGATGCTGACCCGCGAGAAGAACAAGCTGGAGCGCACGCTCGGCGGTATCCGCGACATGGCCAAGGTGCCCTCGGCCATCTGGGTCGTCGACACCAACAAGGAGCACATCGCCGTCGGTGAGGCGCGCAAGCTCAACATCCCGGTCATCGCGATCCTGGACACCAATTGCGACCCCGACCTCGTCGACTACCCGATCCCGGGCAACGACGACGCCATCCGCAGCGCCGCCCTGCTGACCCGCGTGGTCGCCTCGGCCGTCGCCGAGGGCGTGCAGGCCCGGGCCGGCCAGACCGGTGGGGACGACAAGCCGGAGGCCGGCGCGGGCGAGCCGCTCGCCGAGTGGGAGCAGGAGCTGCTCAACGAGGCCACCGCGTCGACCGACACCCCGGCGCAGGCCGCGAAGGACGAGGCCAAGGCCGTCGAGGCGCCCGCCGCCGAGTAG
- a CDS encoding tyrosine recombinase XerC, which produces MSDPRVVDDFATHLRLEKARSEHTVRAYTGDVRALIAFAGARGVAVADIDLALLRAWLAEQTRRGIARTTIARQVSSAKTFGAWAAREGILTPDPTVRLQAPKAHRVLPHVLSQEQAEAATAAPVGTGDQAVGEDPSPVQLRDRLILELLYASGIRVGELCGLDLGDVDDARQVLRVIGKGNKQRSVPFGNPAARALHDWLRHGRPAIATAASGDALLLGARGGRLDQRMARTVVTKAVEAVGGPAMGPHGLRHSAATHLLEGGADLRVVQELLGHSSLATTQLYTHVSVERLRAVHAQAHPRA; this is translated from the coding sequence ATGAGCGATCCTCGTGTCGTCGACGACTTCGCGACCCACCTGCGCCTGGAGAAGGCCCGCAGTGAGCACACCGTGCGCGCCTACACCGGCGACGTGCGGGCGCTCATCGCCTTCGCCGGGGCGCGCGGTGTCGCCGTCGCCGATATCGACCTCGCGCTGCTGCGGGCCTGGCTTGCCGAACAGACCCGGCGCGGAATCGCCCGCACGACGATCGCCCGCCAGGTGTCGTCCGCGAAGACGTTCGGCGCGTGGGCCGCGCGAGAGGGAATCCTCACCCCCGATCCGACGGTGCGCCTGCAGGCGCCCAAGGCCCACCGAGTCCTCCCACACGTCCTGTCGCAGGAACAGGCGGAGGCCGCGACGGCCGCACCGGTCGGTACCGGAGACCAGGCCGTCGGTGAGGACCCGTCGCCGGTGCAACTGCGCGACCGCCTGATCCTCGAACTCCTCTATGCCAGCGGCATCCGCGTCGGGGAGTTGTGCGGCCTCGATCTCGGCGACGTCGACGATGCGCGGCAGGTCCTGCGGGTCATCGGCAAGGGAAACAAGCAGCGCAGCGTCCCGTTCGGGAACCCGGCGGCCCGGGCGCTGCACGACTGGCTCCGGCACGGGCGACCGGCGATCGCGACCGCGGCGTCGGGCGATGCATTGCTGCTCGGGGCCCGCGGCGGGCGTCTCGATCAGAGGATGGCGCGCACCGTCGTCACCAAGGCGGTCGAGGCGGTCGGGGGTCCGGCGATGGGCCCGCACGGCCTGCGCCACTCGGCGGCAACGCACCTACTGGAGGGGGGTGCGGATCTGCGCGTCGTGCAGGAACTCCTCGGTCACTCGTCGCTGGCGACGACCCAGCTCTACACCCACGTCAGCGTCGAACGACTCCGCGCCGTGCATGCCCAGGCCCACCCGCGCGCGTAG
- a CDS encoding TetR/AcrR family transcriptional regulator C-terminal domain-containing protein translates to MAAKLSVKTIVDEAFALLDEAGIDGLTLRALADRLGVKAPALYWHVPSKQALLDEMGTEVARRISERSMSQPFGESFAAALSRYAATVREEYLAHRDGARTFAGTRLRDPELLRRQEIGLAYWTERGIPLERIVDAYDVVTAFVVGFVIEEQDRQDAQRYSLADRDKEVGAENALAVAAGHHGFRPAQQRFDDQLSFVVAGLS, encoded by the coding sequence GTGGCGGCGAAACTCAGCGTGAAAACCATCGTCGACGAGGCGTTCGCCCTACTCGACGAGGCCGGGATCGACGGATTGACCCTGCGGGCGCTGGCCGACCGGCTCGGTGTGAAGGCCCCGGCCCTGTACTGGCACGTGCCGTCGAAACAGGCGCTGCTCGACGAGATGGGCACCGAGGTGGCCCGTCGCATATCCGAGCGCTCGATGTCGCAGCCCTTCGGCGAATCCTTTGCCGCCGCGCTGAGCCGCTACGCGGCGACCGTGCGCGAGGAGTACCTCGCCCACCGCGACGGCGCGCGTACCTTCGCCGGCACCAGGCTGCGCGACCCGGAGCTGTTGCGCAGGCAGGAGATCGGTCTGGCGTACTGGACCGAGCGTGGGATCCCATTGGAACGGATCGTCGACGCCTACGACGTCGTCACGGCCTTCGTCGTCGGATTCGTCATCGAGGAGCAGGACCGTCAGGACGCCCAGCGCTACTCACTCGCCGACCGGGACAAGGAGGTCGGTGCCGAGAACGCGCTGGCGGTCGCGGCCGGACACCACGGCTTCCGGCCCGCCCAACAACGCTTCGACGATCAGCTCTCGTTCGTCGTGGCCGGATTGTCCTGA
- a CDS encoding zinc-binding alcohol dehydrogenase family protein: MKAAVITGPDQPPVYTDFADPTAGDGQRIVELVAAGIHNVVRSRASGRHYSSSNTWPLIPGLDAVARTDDGRLIYTATQSIPYGTMAQRIPVASAFAIPLPDGTDPLAVAAGCNPGLASWLPLRKQSDALADAGGLGAVLVLGVTGMAGQIAVAAALTMGATLVVGVGRNTEVLDQLTGTHGDRFRAVALTGSDADSDAIRDAFDGQPPTTVIDFLWGPVAERTFVALAPLAEGAAVAHIEVGAMAGADACVPGALLRSRQYTLSGSGLGSVDTAVLFEGIAEFIGHVADGTIHVPYRQFPLSQVARAWEHSGPQRAVVVPD; this comes from the coding sequence ATGAAGGCAGCAGTCATCACCGGGCCCGACCAACCGCCCGTCTACACCGACTTCGCCGATCCGACGGCCGGTGACGGGCAGCGCATCGTCGAACTGGTCGCCGCGGGAATCCACAACGTCGTGCGGTCGCGCGCCTCGGGCCGGCACTACAGTTCGTCGAACACCTGGCCGCTCATTCCCGGCCTCGACGCGGTGGCCCGGACCGACGACGGGCGGCTGATCTACACCGCGACGCAGTCGATCCCCTACGGCACGATGGCGCAGCGCATCCCCGTCGCCTCCGCATTCGCCATCCCCCTCCCCGACGGGACCGATCCCCTCGCGGTGGCCGCCGGGTGCAATCCCGGCCTGGCCTCCTGGTTGCCGCTGCGCAAGCAAAGCGACGCCCTCGCCGACGCCGGCGGCCTGGGCGCCGTGCTGGTCCTGGGTGTCACCGGCATGGCCGGCCAGATCGCCGTGGCGGCGGCACTGACGATGGGCGCGACGCTCGTCGTCGGCGTCGGACGCAACACCGAGGTGCTCGATCAGTTGACGGGTACCCACGGGGACAGGTTCCGCGCCGTGGCGCTCACCGGTTCCGACGCCGACTCCGACGCGATCCGCGACGCCTTCGACGGGCAACCGCCGACGACCGTCATCGACTTCCTGTGGGGACCGGTCGCGGAGCGGACCTTCGTCGCCCTGGCCCCGCTGGCGGAGGGTGCCGCGGTGGCCCATATCGAGGTCGGCGCGATGGCCGGCGCCGACGCCTGCGTTCCCGGCGCACTGCTGCGCAGCAGGCAGTACACCCTGAGCGGCAGCGGGTTGGGCAGCGTCGACACCGCGGTGCTGTTCGAGGGCATCGCCGAGTTCATCGGACATGTCGCCGACGGCACGATCCACGTGCCCTACCGGCAATTCCCGCTGTCACAGGTCGCACGGGCCTGGGAGCACTCCGGCCCGCAGCGGGCCGTCGTCGTGCCGGACTGA
- the frr gene encoding ribosome recycling factor, whose protein sequence is MIDEALLDAEEKMEKAVSRAKDDMGSIRTGRANPSMFNRVVIDYYGSPTPVTQVASITTPEARLVVIKPYEQSSLGDIETAIRNSDLGVNPTNDGNLIRVSIPQLTEDRRKELVKQAKAKGEDAKVSIRNVRRKAVDELKRIQKDGEAGEDEVVRAEKDLDKTTAGYVAQVDELVKHKEGELLEV, encoded by the coding sequence ATGATTGACGAAGCGCTGCTCGACGCCGAGGAGAAGATGGAGAAGGCCGTCTCCCGGGCCAAGGACGACATGGGGTCGATCCGGACCGGGCGGGCCAACCCGTCGATGTTCAACCGCGTCGTCATCGACTACTACGGGTCGCCGACGCCGGTCACCCAGGTCGCCAGCATCACGACGCCGGAGGCCCGCCTCGTCGTCATCAAGCCGTACGAACAGTCGTCGCTCGGTGACATCGAGACCGCGATCCGTAACTCCGATCTGGGCGTGAACCCGACCAACGACGGCAACCTCATCCGCGTCTCGATTCCGCAGCTGACCGAGGATCGTCGCAAAGAACTCGTCAAGCAGGCCAAGGCCAAGGGCGAGGACGCCAAGGTTTCCATCCGCAACGTGCGCCGCAAGGCGGTCGACGAGTTGAAGCGGATCCAGAAGGACGGCGAAGCCGGCGAGGACGAGGTCGTGCGCGCCGAGAAGGACCTCGACAAGACCACCGCGGGCTACGTCGCCCAGGTCGACGAGTTGGTCAAGCACAAGGAAGGCGAGTTGCTCGAAGTCTGA
- the tsf gene encoding translation elongation factor Ts, with protein sequence MANYTAADVKRLRELTGSGMLDCKNALANNDGDFDKAVEELRIKGAKDVGKRAERSTAEGLVAARDGAMIELNSETDFVAKNDEFQALADQVLEAALAAKTSDAEELKAAKLGDGTVADAIAALSAKIGEKLELRRVVFYDGPVATYLHKRASDLPPGVGVLVSYDGDGEAAAEAARNAAQQVAALKATYASEADVPEDVKASERRIAEETAKEEGKPEAALPKIVEGRLKGFLKDAVLVNQPFVKDSKKTVGAVLSEAGATVKAFTRFEVGQS encoded by the coding sequence ATGGCGAACTACACTGCAGCCGACGTCAAGCGGCTCCGCGAGCTCACCGGCTCGGGCATGCTCGATTGCAAGAACGCCCTCGCGAACAACGACGGCGACTTCGACAAGGCCGTCGAGGAACTGCGCATCAAGGGTGCCAAGGACGTCGGTAAGCGGGCGGAGCGCTCGACTGCCGAGGGCCTCGTCGCCGCTCGTGACGGCGCGATGATCGAACTCAACAGCGAGACCGACTTCGTCGCCAAGAACGACGAGTTCCAGGCGCTCGCCGACCAGGTGCTCGAGGCCGCGCTGGCCGCCAAGACCAGCGATGCCGAAGAGCTCAAGGCCGCCAAGCTGGGCGACGGCACCGTGGCCGACGCGATCGCCGCCCTCTCGGCCAAGATCGGCGAGAAGCTCGAACTGCGCCGCGTCGTCTTCTACGACGGCCCGGTGGCGACCTACCTGCACAAGCGCGCGTCGGACCTGCCCCCGGGCGTCGGCGTGCTCGTGTCCTACGACGGTGACGGCGAAGCGGCGGCCGAGGCCGCCCGCAACGCCGCGCAGCAGGTGGCGGCGCTGAAGGCGACCTACGCATCCGAGGCCGACGTCCCCGAGGACGTCAAGGCCAGCGAGCGTCGTATCGCCGAGGAGACGGCCAAGGAAGAGGGCAAGCCCGAGGCTGCTCTCCCGAAGATCGTCGAGGGTCGCCTGAAGGGCTTCCTGAAGGACGCGGTTCTGGTGAACCAGCCGTTCGTGAAGGACTCGAAGAAGACCGTCGGTGCGGTTCTCTCCGAAGCCGGCGCCACGGTGAAGGCCTTCACCCGCTTCGAGGTCGGCCAGTCCTAG
- a CDS encoding M23 family metallopeptidase, with protein sequence MRSIPILLVVALLLPAQAHAAGRYGWPLQPRPRLVTAYDPPAQRWQSGHRGVDLAAAVGQPVLAAGDGTVTFAGRVGGKPVVAIRHSPTLWTTYEPVEAKVAVGDSVRRGDVVGVVREGHEGCPVAICLHWGARTGSGHDAGYRNPLGLVGGLRVRLYPVS encoded by the coding sequence ATGCGGAGCATCCCGATCCTTCTCGTCGTCGCCCTTCTCCTTCCGGCCCAAGCGCACGCCGCCGGACGCTACGGCTGGCCGCTGCAACCCCGGCCGCGCCTGGTAACCGCCTACGACCCGCCCGCCCAACGGTGGCAGTCCGGGCACCGCGGGGTCGACTTGGCAGCGGCGGTGGGCCAACCCGTGCTCGCCGCCGGCGACGGGACGGTTACCTTCGCCGGCAGGGTCGGCGGCAAACCGGTCGTCGCGATCCGGCACTCGCCGACGTTGTGGACGACTTACGAGCCCGTCGAGGCCAAGGTCGCCGTCGGGGATTCGGTACGACGCGGAGACGTCGTCGGCGTCGTGCGCGAGGGCCACGAGGGATGTCCGGTGGCGATCTGCCTGCATTGGGGCGCTCGGACCGGATCCGGCCACGACGCGGGCTACCGCAACCCGTTGGGCCTCGTCGGAGGTCTGCGGGTCCGGCTCTACCCGGTCAGTTGA